AGCGGAGCGTCATGCTAACAAATACAAACCTAGCTGCctgttttgtgtgctgtgtgcaattatttaaaaaacgGCGTTAGTtgaagcagcaacacacacttAAAATGAGCCTTAAGACCTCTCAGGTAAACAGGTCAACAGCTCATTACTCTGGATGATCATTAAAAAAGGTGACTTCCTGTTAAATAAATAGACGGACAGCACCTTTAAAGATTCATCTTCCTCAGGAATGAATTTCTAAATCCCACCTGAcaccagttgttgttgttagtttaGACTTTCTGTTTCAATTACATTCCAAGAAGTACACAGTGTCTCATGTTTCCACCCCAGCTGACAAAATAAATTCTTACTGCTTATCTTCCTCTTTTGGTGTTGTTAAATCCTGAATGAATACTAAACCGAACCTTTACAATGAAAGAGTTTGTGTTCAAGTTGTGTGATGGAAATTTTCCAACACTGTTCTCAGGACTTCAGCAGCGGTAGACCACAGTTTCgtggtgtgcgtgtgttgtgGATCTATGGCAGCTttgttaagttgtttttgtttaggtgtgtttttcctgcctTTGTGTCAGCAGCCAAGGGGCCAAGCAGGACAGATTGCTTTCTTCAGTGTCATACAAATCTAAAAACTTGTGACTCTTTTTTGAAGTCTGTTATTTTTGGATGCACGCTGTAGTTAGATGAGCAAATGCTAAGAAAACAAATAACGTTTGAGATGCTTCTTAATTTTAGCTTTAAGTGGTAGaactggtaactctaaattcGAGGAAGTGCAGATCAGCCCTCTGACTTCCTTAGTCTTATCCATATTGAGTCGTCTTGGTTACCAGTtagtgtgacacacacagataggcTGTctgaaggaaggaggaaagaagcTGTTTAGCCAACAACATGTTGACCTACAGCTATCTTCAGTGCCCTCTGTGTTGTGGAGACATTGCAGCCTgcttcagctgatttctttggGAAAGCAGTATTTCATCCTTCTCAGTTCCTCCTCAGGTTTGCAGGGACAAAGTAATGCATGCAGCTATCAGGAGGAGGAGTTGTTttgacttcattcatttcaggAAAACAGAGTGGAATGTAGTCACCTGATTAAAGTCCTGAACACATAAAAAGTAATCAGACGTAATGCCACCTTATTCCTGGTTCTTAATGGTATTATCAGGAACTACCAAGTATGTTGCATGGCAATTCTAAAACTGAATATGCGTTTAAAGCTTTTTAGTGTAACTGTCAGTTTTGCAGATGAGGTTTATTCTCTCCCTTTTCCAAGCAGTGAATTTTTAGAAAGTGTTTGATGTTTGCCTTTAGCTATTTTCAGCTAAACTAGAGCTTCGCTTTCTTGGAATTTTACCTCTGTAATATTCATGAATGTCTGATGaggttttgagtttgtttgatCAACAGATCTTAACTTTGAGTGAGACTGATTTAGAGGGGAGAATTTTAACTCCAGGGCTAACGCTGAACATAGTGGGAGTGTTTCTACACTTGAGGCACCATTAGTGTTGTCGTGTCAAGCATCCAGTGTACCACAACGCCACACTGCTATTACACACTTCTCTCTTGCTGTTAGTTGCTTTTACCGGATTCTTTCCTATATTTCTGCCCTGTAAATGTaatcatctttttgttttatcttgcTTATTTTTGGGTAGGTTTCTATTTTCTTATATATCTGATGGCTTCAGTTTGCTGCTCTAACAATCAAATTTCCTCTCTGAGGAACAAATAGTGGCTTATTATCATCTTATTTTAGGTCATCTATGATTTACCTATCACATTGTTCTCCTAGTCATGCTGTGACATAACAAAGATATTAATATTTCCCTCTGGTACAAGTTGACTCTTATTTGTTTTGAGCCTTCTGTCGCTTGCTCAACCATAAAGCTGCGGGCAAGCTGACGTTAGACAGTGTCTCTCCTGTGTAATATGTAGAAAGAAACTCATGACACTCCCCCCAGGTGTCTGAACCTCAGTGGAAAAACCCTCCTTTTTCATAATTCAAATAGCAAATAAGTAGAAACTGTGCCACAGATTATACAGAATTCAgcaattatattttttgtttttcaattaagTTGTCAACGAAAAGTGCAAAACCCCAAAGTATTTAATTTACCATGTTTATATGGCAAAGAAAGGTAGGATTTCCTCATTTTAGGAGCTGAGATCAGACAAGGTTTGTCAagttatgtttttgttatttggatATTTTAGTGTAAGAAATGGCAAATGGCCCCGGACTCGAACCAGGTTTGGTCTGTGCTCTGCTAGGTGGCTTATATTCAGTATTTTTGACTCAAAATCAAAATAGTTGGTGATCAGTTTCCTGTCTGCGAATAACTCAATCTCCAACATTAATATCTTCTAAAGGTTCCCAcatcaatgcaaaaaaataaataaaaacaaccccccAGTGTTAGAACTTAATTATCTGGTCCAAAGTCAAGCTTTGAGGAAATGTTATGAACCAGTGTGATTATGAATCCTGATTCTGCAGgcctgtttaaaaaataaataaatgaagaaaaccaAGGCTGAATTGTTGCAGTTGTCAGAATCGTAATTGCTGCTGCAACAATCTCTGTTATTGCATTAACCCCTAAATCTGTCGTGCTCTGTAATGAGTAAATAAGGTCACAAGGAGTTAATGTGTCAACAAATGACCTAGATTCTTGTCCTTGATGAGAATTTTCACTGCACTGCCACAAATAACTAACATACAAACTTTACTAcacatctttcctttttctttctatgaATTTAAGGGGGTTAAAGACCCTTTGAATTAACCCAGCATGGACAGCTTCTTCAAAGCAGCTGTATGTGATCTGGACAAACTGCTCGATGACTTTGAGCTCAACACAGGTAAGTGGCCTGATTACTGTCCAGTGTTCTCACCTGATggtttttagtttcttttttcctttgatttCTGTGCTATCAACTCCTATTACAGCTAACAGAATTTTTACTGGGTGGCACATGTAATTAGCTGGGTTTGTGCAGATCTTGAATATGTGGACATTTGGTGaccttttttaaaatgacaactttgtaagggaaaaactgaaaagccCCGATGTTGCTCTAAAAGCTTTAGATCATAGTGACACCAGTATTTGTTGTATACTAACTACATAAAGTAGAATGTATTAAAGCTGTGTGATCTTTGTCTGAGTTTaactcctgttttgttttttttaaatttcagaggAGGTTGATTCCACGTCTGTTTTCCTGAAGCCTTCTGTCTATCCCTTCTCCTCACTGGGCTCTCAGTGTTTATCCTCTGAGGTGTCCACTGTTCCCGCGAGCATCCCCGACCTCAACTCCCTCCATTATGGTTCTGCCACCAGCTGTCCTGACCGCTCAAGCACTCACAACCGCAGCTGCGACGAGAGAGAGGCCAAAGGTCAGCCTCTCACCGGAGTAGACCTCCTCTCCTCCGTGGATCGCGGAACAGCGAAAAGCTCTGCCCCACCCTGCCCAGATCGAGCTCTGAAGCCGGTGTGCGACCTCGTGAACGACACGAGCTCCGCCATCCTGGTCAGGGCCAACAGCCATGATGCTTTTAGTGAGCTGGATGTTGTGGAGAAGCAaatgcaggaggaggaggcccTGCTTGTGGACTTTGACATCCCCGTAGTCACAGGAGAGCAAGAAGGGCCAATCCAAAATGGTGACACCAGGGAAGGGCAAGCTGCCTTAGGGAAAGATAATTTGTTGAGTCTGGATTCACATGAGCAGGACGGTGGATACTCTGCCTCACTCAGTCTGCTGGATGTCATCCTCCCTGCGGCGGCAGAGAGGGGCTGTGAGTCCACAGATGATTCACTGTCACCAAGGACGACTGAGTCAGCGGAGGGAACAAAGAGGGACTGTGAGGAGGTGGCTTGTACAAACCAATTGGTGGAAAACTGTTTAGACCTCTGTGACCAAGAGGACACTCTGCCCACTGAGAGCATTAAAGTAAAACCAACCTCGGTGAGCAAAGAGGATGAGCCACAAGAAGCCTCAGATAAAGGTGAGGCAGAGTCTCCCGCAGGTGACCCGGTGGGCTTATCGTGCCTGCCCATAGCTGTGTCCATGTGTGGCGCTCTGGTGAAATCAAAGACCTCAAATGAAGAACCTGGACAAGTTTCAGATCCCAGTGATGAGGCAGACGTGTCTGATAACGCAGAAGCAGATTCCCCGGCAGTGCAGGAGACCGGGGCGGATGGGTCCTGTTTAACGAAACCAGCTTGCTCATTGCTGTCCGTTTCCCAAGAAGTGACAGAGGGCCGGATATCACCAGAGGAACCCGTTTCTGCCTACCAGAATTCCTCTGATCACCCAGTGCCCAACCCAGTTGATCCTCCTGAGTTTGACTTTGAGTATCTGCCTGAGAGTGACCAGGCTGAGCTGCTGGTTACTGATGAAGAGTTGGATGCTTTCCTGCAGGCGCACACTGAAGCAGAGCTGAGTAAGAGTGTTACATACTGCAATGGTTCTGGAGAATGTACGCAACCTGAAAGTCTTTCACAGCCAAATGGGGATCTAGAGCACAGGCTTGTGGAAGAGGAACTGAGAACCTGTGGTCGAGGAAAATGGGAAGAGTTAGACGGTTTGGCTTCTCCCGAAAGTGACagaacaatgtgtgtgtctgtggaggggAGTTTTGACCCCGGTGCTGCCCAACAATCACAGGACTCTTTCAGACCTTGCCAGGAGGAGCCAGATGACTCCTCCGGGGTAAGTCACTCTTTGACCAGCAACACCCTCCAGTCCCAACACAGCAGTACCCCCGATCAGCAGCCCTCCTATGGAGGTGCAAGACCTAAACAGCTACACTGCCAAACTGCACGATCTCCACCAgcaggggaagaggagggaggaggaggagagcagcctCAGTCCCTCAGTAGTTTCTCCAAAAGGCCAAGTTCAGCAGCAGATGAAGAGAGTTCACCAGTGAGCCCAAACCTTACGGAGGAGCATTCCCACATTAGGGATTTGAGCCCTATATACACCACTCAGGAGCACCAGGACTACGGTGTGGGGTATGATGAACTCTCAGAGCCCCCACCTTACCCCGGGGAGTCACCCACTGAGGGCACCAGGGCCGTGAActggaagagagagggagtggaCGAGCTGGGCAGCAGGCAGCCGGCCTGGGTACCAGACTCTGAAGCCCCCAACTGTATGAACTGCTACCAGAGGTTCACTTTTACCAAGAGGCGGCACCACTGTCGAGCATGTGGGAAGGTATGAAAACAGCCAGCCAGCCAATGTACTGTTGACATTATTGCTCCAATAACTGTAACTGAAGGTTGATATAAGTAGGAAAGACAAACTGATGACACAGAACGAAGGTGTTCAGTAGCTTTACATGTCGACTGACAACTATAGAGATATAAAGCATGATGAATAACCAGGGCTGAACCTAcaaagagcctttttttttttcttttttttttaattcttgatTTGATCtcagaaaactgcaaaaaatatcCTTGTCAGAAGAGAATGATCTAAAACCCCAAATATTCTGTTCTTAGTAcagtatatttgtttttaaggaTTTCACTTAACTGAGTGATGAGACTTTGTGCCCACATCACTCAGATTTAAACGCTCATTTCGAGTGAAGTTAAAGCAGAACCTTTTGTGACTCATCTTGTGTTTCAGAGATGgttaaataaaacagttttatcCCGGGACCAAATATAGCATAGTGAATTCATGAGAGCAAAGAGCGTGAGTCAGCAGTTCTTTTTCCAGCTCTTCTGTAGAGCTCCACTGAGCCGTGTGTCCTAAAGCTGTAGCTAAGTCCTTTAGAGGCCGGTGATTACTACAGAATTAGAGAGGCCGGTTAAAGATGCGTTATTGTTCGTAGCATGACAACTGCAACAGAAACAGctacacagagaaacacacttAGATGACGCCTGCGTTGCTCTACCCTGTGATGATTTAATCTATCTCTTCCATATTCTCTCCTCTTTGGAAGGTTTACTGTGCCGTGTGCTGCAACAGGAAGTGTAAGCTGAAGTATCTGGAGAAGGAGGCTcgtgtgtgtgtcatctgctTTGACACCATACACCGAGGTAAGGCTGCAGGTCGGAGTGATGGGATGTCTggtgcacacacaaaagacCACATGTAGTGGGCACGTTCacacattttacaaataaatgcTGCCGTTTTAACTGGCTGTTGTTGAGTGGACGAGTAGGATATGGAGTTCAGTTTCTGTGATGAAACTGATCCAACAACGAAAATGAATAATCTGGCAGTTGTAAAGGAGTCTGTGTTGGACTGAGGGTCCTGGCACAGCTAGAATGTTTTGATAGATGTTTAATCTGTTGTGAGAGTTTGGAGGAACATTGATGGCACCTTCAGCACAAGGAGACTTCCCTATTATTGACTTGTTGTGACCTGTAGAGTGGGAAGTGGTAGACGTGTTCTTAGACGTTGAAATAAGTCTGGTTGGTTGGTTTCCAGTCTTTCTAACTATGTTCGCACTGTAGATTATGCCACTGTGATTGTTTCTGTTATTCCAGTTTAAAAGtattgcctttttgtttttgtgtcttatttttgtttagAACTATTACAGTGAACTTTTGTGGATGATGTAAATAATTAGCTGATTCTGAAAATGCAGCGATCTTGttgaaattgttaaaaaaaaaagtaagccTCTATAAAAACTACTCTTCTGCTGAAAGTATCAAGATAACTGTCCGGCACTGGTCATGTGAATACACATGGTCTTCCCCGAAGGCCTGCTGTAACTTCTTGGAAACAACAATGACTAAAGCTTTTGGTGAGTAAACAGCTATTCATGCGAACGGGGGCCATTGAACAATAGCAAAAGCTAAACATTGTTCCTTTAAAACAGACTAAACGTCATTTAATCTTAATCTATGTTTGCAGCATTGTCATGCAGCTGATGAATACTTCATTGCATTTTGGTGACAGGAACATCAGACGAGCGTTGCTTATTTTAGaggagaaaaaatgaaataaattcagatgtttgttgtttccatCGCTGTGATTTATGTGTCCACCTTGATGATTAAAAAGCACAAGACTGCAGCATGGACATAGAGATGGAGacgggagggggagggaggagagttaCAGCGGGACACTGGCATTCGTCcttgatttctttatttatttatttttcgtgtgtgtgtgagagagagatacagataCAGGACCGGCCTAGCGCAGTAAATATGTGATGCTCACACTCTGTCTAAATTAAGAAGAAAGAGGTGATCCAATTTTTGTGGTCAGTCATTGCTTGGAGCAGCGTTATACGATTCTGCTGTCCTCTCCatcacttccttccttcctctcccctcctcactCTCCATCTCTTATCGGTACAATGAGCTGCATGTGAGGCTCGCTGTCTCAATGCTAACAGGCTAAAATGGGTAACAACAGATGTAGAGCGGTGGGGATGAGCGAGGAGTGGCTGAAGTCAGACTTGTGATGGTTCAGTTTTaacagaggaaatgatgagGTAAGAGGCCATCGACTTCTTGATTAGTAGACTGTTGTTAATGTGCTGCGACTgtgtttttctggtttgttGTAGTGTTTATATATGAATTCAGAGCATGTTTATCGGGCAGTAGTTGTGTCCAAACGTAAAAGGAGGTGActaatgcatgtttttgttgttcttggaGTAATTTACCCTGGATGACTCTTTATGCTTCGTCATCGTCTCCTTTCAGAACAAGGTGAACCAGCTCTCCTCACGGTGATGCTGTGTAACTGACAAGAGACTTATTTTTCCCATTAACAAGTGTCTGATTCCCTCTGATGTATTTGTGAGGTGCTTCCCTCCTCCTGTTGTGGTTGTGCTCCCCTGCCTTTGGAAGCCAAATTGTAGTTGTTGTCATTCCACACCAGATCGATAAAGGTTCTTAATCCATAAAATGTAGACGGCTCCCATGTCAGCATTTTCTGAGAGTGCAACCGGAAGGCACTGTCAAAGTGTTCCAGTGGTGACCAGCTTTCTGGGAAGTAATAATTCATGTGTTGTCTGTAACGTTCAGGTTTTAATCAGTTCCACACAGATTTCGAGTGAACGTAAATGTGAGTCACTGTAGGTCATTTTACAGGTCGTGTGCTCTATTGAGCTCTTTGATCTGATCACGTCCTCGTTATCAACTGCTTCAGACTTTCTCTTGTGCCCTgaatataaacaaaactttaagAAACAaacttcttctgtttttgtaatttatAGTGTCAAAAAGGAAACACATCATGCCctgctgtttttatgaaaaacaaacctcacaGCTCATCTCTCATCTCACCTTCTGTTTAAACTAATACTTTGTTTTGGGATTTGaacttaaaaagagaaaactaatAGTTTGGATCAGAAGGGACCTGAAGATAAAGCCTACatcaacataaatataaacacaacgTACTACTCATCCTTCCAGGCTGCATTAAGTTATTTTTGCCAGTAGAGGGCAGGAAATGGAGTTTAGAACAAGGTCATAGcagaaaaagctgctttttgttgtttacagCTAAAATGTACAGTCTCTGTTTTAGGAACAAGTtcagtttctctctccatccGTCTGCAAACttattcacaacaaaaacaaacttcagctcactctggattagagaaattttatttctttggcaTTATTTTGGTCAACAATGATTTTAATTTCCACTCACAGATCCCCAAAGCCCTTTACAATTCGTCCATACTTGTTGAGATGATTCACTGAAACCCATAAATGTCCACCTCGGTAGGATCTGTAGGATACATCATCTGGGAACCATGAATGTCTGTAAAATCACACCAGTAGAGACGTTTTATTGATGATTCAATATCTGCACCAAATTTTCCTGAAATTCTCTCCAATAGCTGTTGATATTTTGCTCCAAAACAAAAGTATCTGCCTCATTCTTGCTCTGGAGTAAAAGTCAGAGGCTTCGTCATCTGGAAATGCCTTTAAACCCAACAGCTGATATGAGATCAGTGTCGCCAAAAAGGCCACTATACAACAGTCTGTCGGAGGACTCTGTCATTTTGAGTGAACAGATTCAAATTAACACACGTCTGATGACATCTGTCTCCTTGTAGCCCAGGCCCTGGAGCGGATGATGAGTCCTACGGGTCCCAGCCCAAACCCCAACGTCCCATCTGAGTACTGCAGCACCATCCCCCCTTTGCAGCAGGCCCGTGCTGCCGGCACACTTAACTCACCTCCACCCACCGTCATGGTGCCCGTGTCTGTTCTCAAACACCCAAACAACGACAGTATGCTCCCTCTTATATCCTGTGCACAGTGTGTACTTTGTTGTTTAGTTTGCCTCCCAGAACGTCGCCCTTGAAAAGACGCCCGGTGTCCGGTGTTGTGTCCCCAGGTTGTCCTCGTGAACAGAAGCGAGTGTGGTTTGCTGATGGCATCCTGCCCAACGGAGAGGTGGCAGACACAACCAAGCTGTCGGTGACGAGTCGCAGGAGCTCCCAGGAGTTTGGTGGCGTCACTCCAGAACCAACAACAGTAAGACCTGCATCCTGAAAATA
This sequence is a window from Echeneis naucrates chromosome 12, fEcheNa1.1, whole genome shotgun sequence. Protein-coding genes within it:
- the zfyve16 gene encoding zinc finger FYVE domain-containing protein 16 isoform X1, whose product is MDSFFKAAVCDLDKLLDDFELNTEEVDSTSVFLKPSVYPFSSLGSQCLSSEVSTVPASIPDLNSLHYGSATSCPDRSSTHNRSCDEREAKGQPLTGVDLLSSVDRGTAKSSAPPCPDRALKPVCDLVNDTSSAILVRANSHDAFSELDVVEKQMQEEEALLVDFDIPVVTGEQEGPIQNGDTREGQAALGKDNLLSLDSHEQDGGYSASLSLLDVILPAAAERGCESTDDSLSPRTTESAEGTKRDCEEVACTNQLVENCLDLCDQEDTLPTESIKVKPTSVSKEDEPQEASDKGEAESPAGDPVGLSCLPIAVSMCGALVKSKTSNEEPGQVSDPSDEADVSDNAEADSPAVQETGADGSCLTKPACSLLSVSQEVTEGRISPEEPVSAYQNSSDHPVPNPVDPPEFDFEYLPESDQAELLVTDEELDAFLQAHTEAELSKSVTYCNGSGECTQPESLSQPNGDLEHRLVEEELRTCGRGKWEELDGLASPESDRTMCVSVEGSFDPGAAQQSQDSFRPCQEEPDDSSGVSHSLTSNTLQSQHSSTPDQQPSYGGARPKQLHCQTARSPPAGEEEGGGGEQPQSLSSFSKRPSSAADEESSPVSPNLTEEHSHIRDLSPIYTTQEHQDYGVGYDELSEPPPYPGESPTEGTRAVNWKREGVDELGSRQPAWVPDSEAPNCMNCYQRFTFTKRRHHCRACGKVYCAVCCNRKCKLKYLEKEARVCVICFDTIHRAQALERMMSPTGPSPNPNVPSEYCSTIPPLQQARAAGTLNSPPPTVMVPVSVLKHPNNDSCPREQKRVWFADGILPNGEVADTTKLSVTSRRSSQEFGGVTPEPTTAGHAGSEVGVGGVPTPEASEAVEVVRPPVSGPWDYALLSGISSAVQRVPSLLPDNEDELPPLLITTGEEDGGDILVEESPAPCQIQHLLEEGGPRPLTFVLNANLLINVKLLTYSGRQCWCFGSNGLQALGQRELVFLLECLPEEKTLPKDIFTLYLTVYQDAQKGKFLEELDNVTFTSSFLGSKDHAGMVFFSPTCQPLDGLTLPAQPFLFGVLIQKLEVPWAKVFPLRLLLRLGAEYSVYPTTLTSVRFRDSVYRETGHTIMNLLADLRNYQYSLTVVEGLRIHMEMGHSYIDIPKSSFSEMQKVVSASNEHVISIGASFSSEADSHLVCFQNEEGNYQTQANSMPGKTRTVTGASFVVFNGALKASSGFIAKSSIVEDGLMIQIPPETMESLRVALKEQTDFHIPCGRNDGGEVRENVSVRWIDWSSPVNTGKTSGVDGRPLDGVRSVRMQQDTEFELDGRTITCTEVFHQLKSPDCSLASVLSSCSVFQKEMAVATCSALTPHLAVLTSSGINSISLRVSTQADMVEYQAGSGGRLLPQRYMNELDSALIPVIHGGSASVPQTAMDMEFIFYIAHTI
- the zfyve16 gene encoding zinc finger FYVE domain-containing protein 16 isoform X2, which encodes MDSFFKAAVCDLDKLLDDFELNTEEVDSTSVFLKPSVYPFSSLGSQCLSSEVSTVPASIPDLNSLHYGSATSCPDRSSTHNRSCDEREAKGQPLTGVDLLSSVDRGTAKSSAPPCPDRALKPVCDLVNDTSSAILVRANSHDAFSELDVVEKQMQEEEALLVDFDIPVVTGEQEGPIQNGDTREGQAALGKDNLLSLDSHEQDGGYSASLSLLDVILPAAAERGCESTDDSLSPRTTESAEGTKRDCEEVACTNQLVENCLDLCDQEDTLPTESIKVKPTSVSKEDEPQEASDKGEAESPAGDPVGLSCLPIAVSMCGALVKSKTSNEEPGQVSDPSDEADVSDNAEADSPAVQETGADGSCLTKPACSLLSVSQEVTEGRISPEEPVSAYQNSSDHPVPNPVDPPEFDFEYLPESDQAELLVTDEELDAFLQAHTEAELSKSVTYCNGSGECTQPESLSQPNGDLEHRLVEEELRTCGRGKWEELDGLASPESDRTMCVSVEGSFDPGAAQQSQDSFRPCQEEPDDSSGVSHSLTSNTLQSQHSSTPDQQPSYGGARPKQLHCQTARSPPAGEEEGGGGEQPQSLSSFSKRPSSAADEESSPVSPNLTEEHSHIRDLSPIYTTQEHQDYGVGYDELSEPPPYPGESPTEGTRAVNWKREGVDELGSRQPAWVPDSEAPNCMNCYQRFTFTKRRHHCRACGKVYCAVCCNRKCKLKYLEKEARVCVICFDTIHRGCPREQKRVWFADGILPNGEVADTTKLSVTSRRSSQEFGGVTPEPTTAGHAGSEVGVGGVPTPEASEAVEVVRPPVSGPWDYALLSGISSAVQRVPSLLPDNEDELPPLLITTGEEDGGDILVEESPAPCQIQHLLEEGGPRPLTFVLNANLLINVKLLTYSGRQCWCFGSNGLQALGQRELVFLLECLPEEKTLPKDIFTLYLTVYQDAQKGKFLEELDNVTFTSSFLGSKDHAGMVFFSPTCQPLDGLTLPAQPFLFGVLIQKLEVPWAKVFPLRLLLRLGAEYSVYPTTLTSVRFRDSVYRETGHTIMNLLADLRNYQYSLTVVEGLRIHMEMGHSYIDIPKSSFSEMQKVVSASNEHVISIGASFSSEADSHLVCFQNEEGNYQTQANSMPGKTRTVTGASFVVFNGALKASSGFIAKSSIVEDGLMIQIPPETMESLRVALKEQTDFHIPCGRNDGGEVRENVSVRWIDWSSPVNTGKTSGVDGRPLDGVRSVRMQQDTEFELDGRTITCTEVFHQLKSPDCSLASVLSSCSVFQKEMAVATCSALTPHLAVLTSSGINSISLRVSTQADMVEYQAGSGGRLLPQRYMNELDSALIPVIHGGSASVPQTAMDMEFIFYIAHTI